The genome window CAATAAGGAACGTAAAATCAATGCGTACCTGAAAAAGTTAAAAGCACTTGGCTGGGAGGCTCCTGTAGTTGCCACATAGACCTGTCTACTAAGTTCAAAATGAATGTTTAATAGCTTGATAGGGGCAGTTTGCGCTTTTTGGCTACCCGGAAGTTAATGTTTCACAGTAAATTTTATAAGAGGGTAAGTATTGTGCGTAGTGTTTTATTTGTGTTACCCTTTTCACATTTTGAAATGCTGGTTGTTTCTGTCATACAGAATACTGCATACACCGGGAATATGAAGAAAAAATTGCAGTAAATGCTTTTGATATGGAGGTGGATGAGGGTGAATTTATAGGTCTGATCGGGCCGAACGGGGCTGGAAAAACAACCCTGGTAAAGATGTTGACGGGTATTATTGCGCCGACAGACGGTAAGATACAGGTCATGGGTTTTTATCCAAACAAATTAGAGAAAGCATTTAAACAGCAGTATGCGGTTGTTATGGGACAAAAGAGCCAGTTGTTTTTCGAACTGACAGCGGAGGATATGTTGAGGTTGTTTAAAGAAATATATCGTATCCCGGAAGATGAATATAGGAGGAACAAGGACTTTTTTGTGGATTTGTTCCAGGTACGGGAGCTTATGAATGTACAGGTAAGGACTTTATCACTGGGAGAACGGATGAAAATGGAACTGATTGTTGCATTGCTTCATAATCCCAAAATATTGTTTTTGGATGTAAACTGGTGCAAGGGTTAGGATGGTGTATGGCGTGTCTTGTGTTGAAAATAATGGAATATAAGTACATGATACACAAAGTATAGGAAAAAATGTGTATCAAGTAGAGAGAGAATGTAGGATGACTGGTAAGGGAAATGGAATCTCTTTGACCGGTCTTTTATTATGTGGATTGCACAATCTGTCGCAGGGGTTCTTGGCGCATTCTGTGAATAGCTTTCTTTGGAAAAAGTGATATAGTGTAATACTTGGTAAAACATAAAATGTCAAAATGTGAAAGGATATGAGTTGGGAGGAAAAGTAATGAGTGTTGTGACAGTTATTATTCCTGTTTATATGGCTGCAAATTTGTTCCTATTACCAATATTGTACCGTGTTTATAAAAAATCGGAGATAAAATAGATGAAATATCACAGCAAACGAAAATTCTACAAATTATAGTTACTCTGGTTGTTGCTGTTTGTGCTTGTATGCTGCTATCGGTATGAGTGCCACGTTATTGGCGGGCGGCATTAGCTTACCGTGTGCCTATCTGTTTGATCCGGAAAAATCTCAAATTATTTTTATGATGTCTTTTATGGCGTCAACAGGGATTATTGTTGGGCTTGTGCTTCTCACGAATCTCTTTATTTCTGTAAAAAACAATATCATGTTGACTTTTAATATCGTGCTTATAATTTCTGTTGCCTGGTTTTTTATCTCTCATCAAATTGCAGCAACGATATATCAAAATCGGGATATCGTTTGACAATGCAGCAGCAAGCCCAGCCGAGCCAGCGGGCGGTCAAGATGAACAGGCTTCGCTCACCGCCCTCAGCCCCGCCGGGTTTTGCAATTAGGCAGTCAAGGAGCGACAGCCTAAAGTGCTGCCGCCCCTTACTATCATAAAAAGAAACTACCAACCAGCCACAGCCTTTTTGGGAGGAAAGGGGGATTTTCCATGACCTGCACAGAAGAATACCGGGAACATATCGAGTACACTTTCCATACCTCTTGCAAAGTCGTTATCTCCCTTTTACCTTAAGTGTTGCTGGTATTAAACTCCGTCGATTTCACCAAAGGACTTAATAAATATGTAGTCTTACCTCCAACCTTGAAATAGACAAGAAATATTAAGGAATAAATTTAGATAAGAAGGTGATTTACATAGAGCCAATAAATCTATTGAGTGTCATAAACCGTGATGAATTGCGAGTTTGGCTTGAAAAATATCATAAGACAGAAAAAGAATGCTGGGTTATAGTGAGGCGTGGACGGCCAAAGGATGATGGTACTTTTTGGTATATAGATGCAGTAGAGGAAGCAATGTGTTTTGGGTGGATAGACAGCACAACAAAAACACTTGATAATGGCATAACTGCACAAAAGCTGGCGCCAAGAAGAAAAGGAAGCCTTTGGTCTGAATTAAATAAAGAACGTTGCCGCAGAATGGAAAAACTTGGACGAATGACAGATGCAGGGCGTGCTGTACTACCAGATATGTCACCAGCAGGTTTTATCATAGATAAAGAAATTCTGAAAGCATTACAAACTGATAAAGAAGTGTGGGAGAATTTTCTTAAATTCCCATCTCTTTATCAGAGGGTACGCATAGATACTATACAAATAAAAAAGAAACAACCACAACTTTTTCAAAGTAGATTGCAAAAGTTAATTGAAAATACGAAAAGAGGAATAATGTATGGGGAATGGAATGATAATGGGCGATTATTAGACTATTAGCTCCGGCAACCACGTTTTCGGATAATATAATGCCAATTCTATTTAACTCAAGGACAGTTCGGCAGGAAAAAACACCTCTGAGTTAAATACAATCATAGAGCAATTACGGGAAAACGAGTTAAACACAATCATAACGGGTTGTATATCCGGCCTCTTATCCGTGTAATCAGAGTAAGGAGGCGGATATCATGATGGCCATCACATGAAGGACGGATCCATGTTTCACGGACTAATGGAGTACAAAAGTCAGGAGTATTATGATGAACATCCAACCGCACTGTTCCTGACGCCGGATGCCAATTATGAGGTGAAGATTTTTGCCGGGTATGTGGCCAGCGTGGATACGGATGCCTGGACAGTTGGGTTTTCCTCAGACTTGGAATTTGAAGAGTGGCTCCGGAGAGCTAAAGAACGCTCCTGTTTTACAAGCAAGATTACTCCTGCAGTCACAGACCGGATTCTTACGCTGTCCACCTGCAGCTATGAATTCAATAATGCGAGGTTTGTGCTGCATGGAGTAATGCAGTAAATCTAAAATTCCTGTGTACTTTACTGGAACTTCATATTTTCTACTATGGAAATGGACTTCACAATCTGACTTTTTTGTGATCTCTATGGAATCTTCAAAATTATACCCTAATGTGACAGGGCAACTATCTTATTGTTGGTAGCCGCTCTTGTCATTCCTGGGCTGTGGCCTGTTTTAAGCGTTCCGAAGGAACGCGCAGCCGTCACCGCAGGTGGCGATCTCAGGGGTTTGGGGACATGTCACCAACAAGCATTTTAGAGGGTTTCACGGCAACGGGAAATCCTCTAAAATACGCAATCTTACGGAAGATTGCATTGCTTGCCAGTAGTGTACTTTCTCTTATAATCATAAAAAATTCAGAGAATGTTCACCCTCAACCTATTGTATTCTTCGAGCAAACGAAATATAATATTCTTATGCTGGAGGTGCGATATGGATTATATGACGCTGAAACAAGCAAGTGAAAAATGGGGTATCTCTCCCCGCATGATAAACTATTACTGTTCAGAGGGGCGCATTGTTGGTGCGGAAAAGGCTGGGACAGTTTGGCTGATACCAAAAGATTCTCAAAAGCCGATTGACGGCAGAACAAAACAGGGAAAGGTGCAGAAAGATGGAAAAAATACTTTATGTGGAAGATGATTTGAGTTTAATCGACGGTTTGAAATATACACTGGAAACCAGCGGATATTTAGTGGACAATGCTCGAACCGTAAGGCAAGCGTTGACTTTATACAAGAACAACCAATATGATTTGCTTTTGCTGGATGTCACTCTGCCAGACGGAACGGGATTTGATATTTGCAGAGAAGTGAGAAATGCGTCTACCATACCTATTATTTTTTTGACAGCCTCCGATCAGGAAATCAGCATTGTCAGGGGGCTTGATATGGGAGGCGACGATTATATTACAAAGCCTTTCAAGTTAAATGAGCTGCTTTCCAGAATTAAGGCTCTGCTCCGACGCTCTACACAATTTTCAAGGTCAGAGATTTTAGAGGCAAACGGTATAAAAATAGATTTGATGGAACGTCTTGTTTGGAAAGACGATGTACTGCTCGACCTTCCTCTTGTTGAATACAAACTGCTTTGCCTTTTTCTGCAAAACCCAAACCACCTGTTATCGCGGGAAATGATATTAGACCGTATGTGGGATGGATATGGAAACTATGTAGATGATAATACCTTGTCGGTTTATATTCGCCGCTTGCGGAATAAAATTGAGGAAAACCCCAATGCGCCAAAATATCTGTTGACGGAACGCGGATTCGGCTACAAGTGGGTCGTGGAGTAGAAATATGATGTGGAAAAAAGGAAAAGAGACAAGGGGCCTTTTGTATGGAATATCTGCCGTCTGCGTGCTTGCTTTGCTTTTGGCTTATGGTATTTCCAATATTTTGGCAAAGGACTTTCAGAGAGAAATGATCACACACGACTACGGCGTAGCGGGCTATCTCGTAAATCATACGGATTCGCTTGAAATTTCAGCGTTTACCGCTGCAAAAAGCACAGAGGATATAGCATACGGAAGCAGCCTTCTATCATCTATCGGATATGATGAAACTGCCCCCATTCATCTGCTGCCCGAAGTTTCCTCTTATCGTAATAGGGTCATGCTTTCTCTCTCCCTGCTACTGCTGTTTGTTTTTGGTACTATATACCTGCTGTTATTTTCCTATTTGCGCCGACAGCACAAGACCATACAGAAAGCAGAAAATTCTATTCGTGATTTTTTGGACGGGAATACCATGTCACGCATAGAAAGTGCGGAAACTGGGGATTGGTATAGTCTTTTCCATAAGATCAACGAGCTTTCCTCTATTTTGTCGGCTCATGCAGAAAATGAACGGCAGACAAAAGAATTTTTGCAGGATATTATATCTGATGTATCACATCAAATAAAAACGCCCCTTTCTGCCTTAAAAATGTATCAGGAGATTATGGATAACCGGCGTTCCGATACAGAAGCCATTAGCAGCTTTTCCGGGAAGTCTTTGAGAGAAATTAAGCGAATTGAGGATGTTGTTTATACTCTATTGAAATTGGCCCAGCTTGACGCAGGAATTATCCAAATGAAAAAAACGCATGAGAATATTTCTGCTCTTATGCAAGATGTTTTAGAGCGATTTGAAATGTTGGCCGAGCAGGAAAGTAAAACGATAACCTTATCCGGGGAGGCAGATGTTACCCTTTTCTGCGACGCATTATGGATCTCGGAGGCACTTGGAAACCTTGTAAAAAATGCCTTAGAACATACTGCGGCAGGAGGTCAAATCAGCATACGCTGGGAGCAAAATGCTTTGATGACGCAGATTGTGATAGAGGACAATGGAACGGGCATACATCCAGAGGACTTGTATAATATCTTTAAGAGATTTTATCGCAGTCGGTTTTCACAGAATACCCACGGCATTGGTTTAGGACTGCCTCTTGCAAAAACGATCGTAGAAATCCACGGGGGAACCATTTCCGTAACCAGCAAGCTCGATGTGGGAACTGTGTTTACCTTGAATTTTTATAACCTTACAGATAAGTAAGATAGATGTCACCGGGAAGTAAGTTGGAGGAGGTATCATGTATTTGTAAGGAGGTACTGACTATGAATATTCTTGAAGTACAAGACCTGTGCAAAACCTATGGCACGGGCGAAACAGAAGTCAATGCACTGAACCATGTGTCCTTTTCCGTGCGGAAAGGTGAGTTTATCGCTATTGTCGGTGAATCTGGTTCGGGCAAAAGCACGTTATTGAATGTTGTTGGGGCATTGGACAATCCCACATCAGGAAAGGTCTGGATTGATGGAAGG of Roseburia hominis contains these proteins:
- a CDS encoding YdeI/OmpD-associated family protein, with amino-acid sequence MEPINLLSVINRDELRVWLEKYHKTEKECWVIVRRGRPKDDGTFWYIDAVEEAMCFGWIDSTTKTLDNGITAQKLAPRRKGSLWSELNKERCRRMEKLGRMTDAGRAVLPDMSPAGFIIDKEILKALQTDKEVWENFLKFPSLYQRVRIDTIQIKKKQPQLFQSRLQKLIENTKRGIMYGEWNDNGRLLDY
- a CDS encoding ATP-binding cassette domain-containing protein; this encodes MEVDEGEFIGLIGPNGAGKTTLVKMLTGIIAPTDGKIQVMGFYPNKLEKAFKQQYAVVMGQKSQLFFELTAEDMLRLFKEIYRIPEDEYRRNKDFFVDLFQVRELMNVQVRTLSLGERMKMELIVALLHNPKILFLDVNWCKG
- a CDS encoding HAMP domain-containing sensor histidine kinase, whose protein sequence is MMWKKGKETRGLLYGISAVCVLALLLAYGISNILAKDFQREMITHDYGVAGYLVNHTDSLEISAFTAAKSTEDIAYGSSLLSSIGYDETAPIHLLPEVSSYRNRVMLSLSLLLLFVFGTIYLLLFSYLRRQHKTIQKAENSIRDFLDGNTMSRIESAETGDWYSLFHKINELSSILSAHAENERQTKEFLQDIISDVSHQIKTPLSALKMYQEIMDNRRSDTEAISSFSGKSLREIKRIEDVVYTLLKLAQLDAGIIQMKKTHENISALMQDVLERFEMLAEQESKTITLSGEADVTLFCDALWISEALGNLVKNALEHTAAGGQISIRWEQNALMTQIVIEDNGTGIHPEDLYNIFKRFYRSRFSQNTHGIGLGLPLAKTIVEIHGGTISVTSKLDVGTVFTLNFYNLTDK
- a CDS encoding response regulator transcription factor, whose translation is MEKILYVEDDLSLIDGLKYTLETSGYLVDNARTVRQALTLYKNNQYDLLLLDVTLPDGTGFDICREVRNASTIPIIFLTASDQEISIVRGLDMGGDDYITKPFKLNELLSRIKALLRRSTQFSRSEILEANGIKIDLMERLVWKDDVLLDLPLVEYKLLCLFLQNPNHLLSREMILDRMWDGYGNYVDDNTLSVYIRRLRNKIEENPNAPKYLLTERGFGYKWVVE
- a CDS encoding class B sortase — its product is MFHGLMEYKSQEYYDEHPTALFLTPDANYEVKIFAGYVASVDTDAWTVGFSSDLEFEEWLRRAKERSCFTSKITPAVTDRILTLSTCSYEFNNARFVLHGVMQ
- a CDS encoding ABC-2 transporter permease; this encodes MYAAIGMSATLLAGGISLPCAYLFDPEKSQIIFMMSFMASTGIIVGLVLLTNLFISVKNNIMLTFNIVLIISVAWFFISHQIAATIYQNRDIV
- a CDS encoding helix-turn-helix domain-containing protein codes for the protein MDYMTLKQASEKWGISPRMINYYCSEGRIVGAEKAGTVWLIPKDSQKPIDGRTKQGKVQKDGKNTLCGR